The following proteins are co-located in the Malassezia restricta chromosome II, complete sequence genome:
- a CDS encoding complex 1 protein (LYR family), giving the protein MLPRGHALRARAIGLYKELHRLGRDYPDPNYHFIPKLRSAFRKNAHLTDPAQIEKLHALGQFVKKETETLYMLKKYRTLRRRYVQDD; this is encoded by the exons ATGCTACCACGCGGACATGCTttgcgtgcgcgagcgatAGGGCTCTATAAGGAGCTGCATCGTCTTGGGCGCGACTATCCTGACCCGAACTACCATTTTATCCCAAAGCTCCGCTCGGCGTTCCGAAAGAATGCGCATCTCACCGATCCAGCGCAGATTGAGaagctgcatgcgctcggccaATTCGTCAAGAAAG AGACGGAAA CTCTGTACATGTTGAAAAAGTATCGCACATTGCGTCGTCG CTATGTACAAGACGATTAG
- a CDS encoding zinc finger protein, C2H2 type yields the protein MDDDGLAAPPWATKPLDEISTSESETEMDEEHADEASARPSTDPPEPAPEVRCMWEDCGEVFTDLQPFIAHLHSFHIGINKSRYACEWTGCPRKGKSQTSRFALLSHLRSHTGEKPFTCPRPECDKSFTRSDALAKHMRVQHNMPTTSQGRSNGADGDESRDGAMADDMADVAEYERRLQEAETSYVLIAQRAADNSRYLLPAQEASELEKMAMYLPPGDKKDDDDDDEDIDLSSPPHAAPKPYLVAKAKWRYLSQRRDAWLREVQTLQEEETELLKSCRDALDQLLHNAYGDDAARVITHSH from the coding sequence atggacgacgacgggcTGGCCGCGCCCCCGTGGGCGACAAAGCCCCTCGATGAGATTTCGACGTCCGAGTCTGAGACagagatggacgaggagcatGCCGATGAGGCAAGCGCACGGCCGTCCACGGACCCGCCAGAGCCTGCGCCAGAGGTGCGGTGCATGTGGGAGGACTGTGGCGAGGTGTTTACGGATCTACAGCCCTTTATTGCTCATCTGCATTCGTTTCATATCGGCATTAACAAGTCGCGTTATGCATGTGAGTGGACGGGATGCCCACGAAAAGGCAAGAGCCAAACGTCGCGCTTTGCCTTGTTGAGTCACTTGCGCAGCCATACGGGCGAAAAGCCGTTCACATGCCCCCGGCCGGAATGCGACAAGTCGTTTACACGGTCGGACGCGCTGGCGAAGCACAtgcgcgtgcagcacaATATGCCCACGACCAGCCAGGGCCGCTCGAacggcgccgatggcgaCGAGTCGCGTGACGGCGCGATGGCCGACGATATGGCCGATGTCGCCGAgtacgagcgccgcctgcagGAGGCTGAGACGTCCTATGTGCTGATCGCTCAGCGCGCGGCGGACAATAGCCGATACCTGCTGCCGGCGCAGGAAGCCAGCGAGCTGGAAAAAATGGCCATGTACCTCCCGCCTGGAGACAAGaaggacgacgatgacgacgacgaagacaTCGACCTGTCGTCGCCGCCTCACGCCGCGCCAAAGCCATACCTTGTCGCCAAAGCCAAGTGGCGATACCTGTcgcagcggcgcgacgcgtggcTCCGGGAGGTACAGACTCTCCAGGAAGAAGAGACGGAGCTGCTGAAAAGCTGTCGCGACGCTCTCGATCAGCTACTGCACAACGCGTACGGAGatgatgcggcgcgtgtcatTACCCATAGTCATTGA
- a CDS encoding phosphopantothenate---cysteine ligase (ATP), with amino-acid sequence MRRAWTPEEFYREFDEPPHVQDITESVQAFVETHRQAGHKVVLVTSGGTTVPLEKNMVRFLDNFSAGTRGAASAEYFLQQGYAVLFLSRQHSQFPFTRLYSHTTNPLFDLLEEPVANDDSVRVSRDHVAHLLPTLHAYHDAKRNKRLLTVSFVTVVEYLFLLRHICHILAPLGRHAMLYLAAAVSDYFLPPERMSEHKIQSSDGALTIELQQVPKVLGVLVREWLPHAYVVSFKLETDESLVIPKAERSLRHYGHQLVIGNQLQRRKWEVVLVEHTSRTKQQDTASFEHAWIQLPQDAEHEIERDIVRMLAQRQHAWIHAV; translated from the coding sequence atgcgccgcgcttggACGCCCGAGGAGTTTTATCGCGAGTTTGATGAGCCGCCGCACGTCCAGGACATTACAGAGAGTGTGCAAGCGTTTGTTGAAACGCATCGTCAGGCGGGGCATAAGGTCGTGCTTGTGACGAGTGGCGGAACGACGGTGCCGCTGGAGAAGAACATGGTGCGGTTCTTGGACAATTTTTCGGCGGGCacgcgtggcgcagcgtctgcCGAGTACTTTCTGCAGCAGGGCTATGCGGTTCTTTTTCTGTCGCGGCAGCACAGCCAATTCCCTTTTACACGCTTGTACAGTCACACGACGAATCCGCTCTTCGACCTACTTGAGGAGCCGGTCGCGAACGACGATTCGGTGCGGGTGAGCAGGGACCACGTAGCCCATTTGCTCCCGACCTTGCATGCCTACCATGATGCGAAGCGGAACAAGCGCCTGTTGACGGTGTCGTTCGTGACTGTGGTCGAGTACCTGTTTCTGCTGCGACACATTTGCCATATCCTAGCCCCTTTGGGTCGGCATGCGATGCTGTACCTCGCTGCGGCCGTGAGCGACTACTTTTTGCCGCCCGAGCGCATGTCAGAGCACAAGATCCAGTCGTCGGACGGTGCGCTCACGATCGAGCTCCAGCAGGTACCCAAAGTCCTCGGTGTCCTTGTGCGCGAATGGCTTCCACATGCGTATGTGGTCAGCTTCAAACTTGAGACGGACGAATCGCTCGTGATTCCCAAGGCGGAACGCTCGCTCCGCCACTATGGTCACCAGCTGGTGATCGGCAACCAGCTGCAACGCCGCAAGTGGGAGGTCGTCTTGGTGGAGCACACGTCCCGTACGAAGCAGCAGGACACGGCGTCGTTTGAGCACGCATGGATCCAGCTGCCACAagatgccgagcacgaAATTGAGCGAGATATTGTGCGAatgctggcgcagcgaCAGCATGCATGGATTCATGCCGTATGA
- a CDS encoding DNA methyltransferase 1-associated protein 1, which translates to MSLPARAAGEPSRAQAPASRAPPTLPGDARPKQRPEGMSRELYALLGPNAPSLVMSGMAAPDEQATALPFQPKFQRKSLASVRKWAWTPFRNPARDDTPSMSGEPSADDAMLTDAPARRGLVLHHWKPVPVGGGVDDEADDDIALDDAWAPFNTSSQVFHYTTDEYTQHLQDADWTREETDYLIEMCDAYDLRFIVIADRYEWPGKQRSMEDLKARYYTICRRLLRERISNEDIETRHNQLQTYAYDRQQETERKRAVQKLFSRTPEQLAEEEALYVEARRLEQNEAKFAKERADLLRLLGSFDDVPTCSPATVAAVGAGLIWPGSGYQDAPAEDKKAKRRRTDAAASPSKSKSDAKQALFDAQHLITRFSTSGPEVLRTPYPHLMGTPSASPPVVQSAAGTKSESSAHHGAYLRSTRMLTFRPNQYARMLQALAELHPPIGARLVFPTATNVEKWETLLGAVAGDLEVKKQLDRVEAEYQVVQARLAAAEAGEQPPAS; encoded by the coding sequence ATGTCGCTGccggcgcgcgcggcgggTGAACCGAGTCgcgcgcaggcgcctgcgtcgagagcgccgccgacgctgcctggcgacgcgcggccgaAGCAGCGCCCGGAGGGCATGTCCCGTGAACTCTacgcgctgctgggcccTAACGCGCCGAGTCTGGTCATGTCGGGCATGGCGGCACCGGATGAGCAGGCTACTGCGCTGCCATTTCAGCCGAAGTTTCAGCGCAAGTCGTTGGCGTCCGTGCGCAAGTGGGCTTGGACGCCTTTCCGGAATCCGGCTCGGGACGACACGCCGTCGATGAGCGGCGAGCCTAGTGCAGACGATGCCATGCTGACCGACGCaccagcacgtcgcggcCTTGTGCTGCATCACTGGAAACCTGTGCCTGTGGGTGGtggcgtcgacgacgaggcggacgacgacattgcgctggacgatgcATGGGCGCCCTTCAATACAAGCTCGCAAGTGTTTCACTACACGACCGACGAATATACCCAGCACTTGCAGGATGCCGACTGGACGCGCGAAGAAACAGACTACTTGATAGAGATGTGCGATGCCTACGACTTGCGGTTTATTGTCATTGCCGACAGGTACGAGTGGCCCGGCAAGCAGCGCTCGATGGAAGACCTGAAAGCACGATACTATACCATTTGTCGACGCCTGCTTCGCGAGCGGATCAGCAACGAGGAcatcgagacgcgccaCAACCAGCTGCAGACGTATGCTTATGACAGGCAGCAGGAGACGGAGCGGAAACGGGCGGTGCAGAAACTCTTTTCACGCACAcccgagcagctcgcggaAGAGGAGGCGTTGTACGTGGAAGCACGGCGCCTAGAGCAGAATGAGGCCAAGTTTGCGAAGGAGCGGGCGGATCTGCTCCGTTTGCTCGGCAGctttgacgacgtgccCACCTGCTCGCCCGCGACGGTGGCCGCTGTCGGCGCGGGCCTCATCTGGCCCGGCTCTGGATACCAGGATGCTCCTGCGGAAGACAAGAAAGCGAAGCGTCGTCGTACagatgcagctgcgtcgccgtccAAATCCAAGAGCGATGCTAAGCAGGCGCTCTTTGATGCGCAGCACTTGATCACGCGCTTCTCCACGAGCGGTCCAGAAGTGCTCCGGACGCCGTACCCCCACCTGATGGGCACGCCGTCGGCCTCGCCGCCCGTCGTCCAGAGCGCGGCCGGGACCAAGTCAGAAAGCTCCGCGCACCACGGAGCCTACCTGCGGTCCACGCGCATGCTGACGTTCCGCCCGAATCAGTACGCTCGTATGCTTCAGGCATTGGCTGAGCTGCATCCGCCGATCGgtgcgcgcctcgtcttTCCCACCGCTACGAACGTTGAAAAGTGGGAGACGCTCTtgggcgccgtcgctggcgACCTCGAGGTCAAAAAGCAGTTGGATCGCGTCGAGGCCGAGTACCAGGTTGTGCAGGCGCGGCtggcggccgccgaggctGGGGAGCAGCCTCCTGCGTCATGA
- a CDS encoding galactokinase gives MTDSIPTRALDEIYSPHTLPGEQARWRSVVEHFTHIFHHQPQFVARAPGRLNLIGEHIDYVGYNVMPMAIEKDILMATSFEPASTPRLRCELHNAITHFAHSTFECDMTDPHSIELVHFGSKRWANYFKVVLLGLQSVLPPEVRQNAHGTIKVLVDGTVPPESSLSSSAAMTTCSSIVILTALKALHVVPRKVIADVACHSERLVGVHSGGMDQAVSVFGQRDKALFVSFAPTLHVSPIELPLGHQYVFLVTNTMIKSDKKATAPERYNLRVVETRLAAAVLKRVLQTKSDIPIQFRDTLRSVSDTFWAGHTGEWDKIVHEFDDVRHACNDLGLDAGHLQAMLNIVEHHIPRRGLSRQEVEDLVGLHGDEFDHHFLKDFRVHASEFFLHARAFHVYSEALRVLQFHAVLQRAHADHAHGPPHFDPHRVARRLGAIMNASHESLCSDYDCSSPELNLVVHIARQHGSLGSRLTGAGWGGCAIHLVHRDQVSTLMDLFKELYYSIKFGYMTEHMLNDAMFVTCPGEGACVSFL, from the exons ATGACAGACAGCATACCTACGCGTGCCCTGGACGAGATATACTCGCCGCATACGCTCCCGGGCGAGCAGGCTCGATGGCGCTCTGTCGTCGAGCATTTCACGCACATCTTTCACCACCAGCCCCAATTTGTGGCTCGTGCGCCAGGCCGACTCAACTTGATTGGCGA GCACATTGACTATGTTGGCTACAACGTGATGCCCATGGCGATTGAGAAAGATATCCTGATGGCCACGTCGTTTGAGCCTGCTTCGACGCCACGTCTTCGCTGCGAACTGCATAATGCGATCACGCATTTTGCGCATTCGACGTTTGAGTGCGATATGACGGACCCGCACTCGatcgagctcgtgcacTTCGGCAGCAAGCGCTGGGCCAACTACTTCAAGGTCGTCCTCCTTGGCCTGCAGTCCGTCCTGCCACCTGAGGTGCGCCAAAATGcgcacggcacgatcaAGGTGCTGGTCGACGGCACGGTGCCGCCCGAGAGCAGTCTGAGCTCGAGTGCCGCCATGACGACATGCAGCTCGATCGTGATTTTGACCGCGCTgaaggcgctgcatgtggtCCCACGCAAGGTCATAGCCGACGTGGCATGCCACAGCGAGCGTCTCGTCGGCGTCCACTCGGGTGGCATGGACCAGGCCGTGTCCGTGTTTGGCCAGCGCGACAAGGCCCTGTTCGTGTCGTTTGCTCCCACGCTTCACGTGTCGCCGATCGAGCTACCGCTGGGCCACCAGTACGTGTTTCTCGTGACCAACACGATGATCAAGTCCGACAAGAAGGCCACGGCTCCCGAGCGCTACAATTTGCGCGTCGTGGAGACACGCCTCGCCGCTGCTGTGCTGAAGCGTGTGCTCCAGACCAAGTCAGATATCCCGATCCAGTTCCGCGACACACTGCGCTCGGTCTCCGACACGTTCTGGGCAGGACACACGGGTGAGTGGGACAAGATTGTGCACGAGtttgacgacgtgcgccatgcatgcAACGACTTGGGTCTCGACGCCGGGCATCTCCAGGCCATGCTGAACATTGTCGAGCACCACATCCCGCGCCGCGGCCTTTCGCGCCAAGAGGTCGAGGACTTGGTCGGCCTACACGGCGACGAATTTGACCACCACTTCTTGAAAGACTTTCGCGTCCACGCCTCCGAGTTCTTCTtgcacgcgcgcgccttccACGTATACTCCGAAGCACTGCGTGTGCTCCAATTCCATGCCGTGCtccagcgtgcgcacgctgaTCACGCACACGGCCCGCCGCACTTTGATCCGCATCGCGTAGCGCGCCGCTTGGGAGCGATTATGAACGCGAGTCACGAGAGCCTGTGTAGCGACTACGACTGCAGCTCCCCCGAGCTGAATCTTGTCGTGCACATCGCCCGTCAGCACGGCTCGCTCGGTTCCCGCCTCACTGGCGCCGGCTGGGGCGGCTGTGCTATCCACCTGGTGCACCGCGACCAGGTTTCGACCCTCATGGACCTGTTCAAGGAGTTGTACTACTCGATCAAGTTTGGCTACATGACCGAACATATGCTCAATGATGCCATGTTTGTGACGTGCCCTGGCGAAGGTGCCTGCGTCAGTTTCTTATAG
- a CDS encoding GINS complex subunit 4, translating into MSHAAAAKYVWHEDDEPPPVSSSVVPDEDVAHVADPRPAIVRLTHAWLNERGTPELQPWPADAFDAVMDQLQHQQAILDSLMTDTSTSEEEHFRLNLVQLDADRAKWLVRSFLRARLVKLETYAPYLASQPSEQVRLSDLELGYVKRYEQLMSEHMQSAVLQYLPEPMRGMDDPPPGGASGAPGGMVTAPRLDAPVFIYCRDDGGFLTLSEDEKVALLRGSIHVVPYRAVRTLLHQGRVELL; encoded by the coding sequence ATGTCacatgccgccgccgccaaaTATGTGTGGCACGAAGACGatgagccgccgccggtgagctcgagcgtggTGCCGGATGAGGACGTCGCGCATGTGGCAGATCCGAGGCCAGCTATTGTGCGCCTTAcgcatgcatggctcaATGAGCGTGGCACACCCGAGCTCCAGCCATGGCCCGCCGATGCCTTTGATGCGGTGATGGACCAGTTGCAGCATCAGCAGGCTATTCTTGACTCGCTCATGACGGATACGTCGACGTCGGAAGAGGAACATTTCCGGCTCAATCTCGTGCAGCTGGACGCTGATCGAGCGAAATGGCTCGTACGCTCGTTTCtgcgcgcgcgtctcgtcAAGCTGGAGACGTACGCGCCGTACCTGGCCTCGCAGCCATCTGAGCAGGTGCGCCTGTCGGATCTCGAGCTGGGCTACGTCAAGCGGTATGAACAGCTCATGTCGGAGCACATGCAGTCGGCTGTGTTGCAGTATTTGCCGGAGCCCATGCGCGGGATGGACGATCCGCCCCCCGGCGGTGCCTCGGGCGCCCCTGGCGGCATGGTGACGGCACCACGTCTGGATGCGCCGGTGTTTATATACTgccgcgacgacggcggctTCCTGACCCTGTCAGAGGACGAAAAAGTCGCGCTACTTCGGGGAAGTATCCACGTCGTGCCGTaccgcgccgtgcgcacgctgctACACCAGGGTCGCGTGGAGCTTTTGTAA
- a CDS encoding putative DNA replication factor C complex subunit Ctf8 translates to MRIPIHRATQTLEHVDVSHVPPPLVRLSPSGELVLVEMQGTLEMEGGDPRGGETIGTLTFPPGREDKPILQISHHRLEGTIVKLRKPLAVLQKRTAPRSRQPASPPTSPTASPTLSRQRARETLVTPPRSSAAAPASSSPMPARPTSLLDGYADFSSPHAGASDGMPLPTTTSYAIVTLIRHKLLFSQRPEPIVALDRAPEP, encoded by the coding sequence ATGCGGATTCCCATACACCGTGCCACGCAGACACTGGAGCATGTGGACGTGTCGCACGTACCTCCGCCGCTAGTGCGCCTCAGTCCGTCGGGTGagctggtgctggtggAGATGCAAGGCACGCTGGAAATGGAAGGTGGTGATCCTCGTGGTGGCGAAACGATCGGCACGCTGACGTTTCCGCCAGGGCGCGAGGACAAGCCTATTCTACAAATATCGCATCATCGTCTCGAGGGAACGATCGtcaagctgcgcaagcCCCTGGCCGTCTTGCAGAAGCGCACGGCTCCGCGCTCACGGCAGCCGGCGTCtccgccgacgtcgcccACGGCCTCACCGACCCTGTCTcgccagcgcgcgcgcgaaACTCTCGTCACGCCGCCGCGATCCTccgctgccgcgcccgcGTCCAGCAGTCCGATGccggcacggccgacgtCGCTCTTGGATGGATACGCTGATTTCTCGTCGCCACACGCGGGCGCTTCCGATGGCATGCCGCTTCCTACCACTACATCGTATGCGATTGTGACGCTCATTCGTCACAAACTGCTATTTTCTCAGCGACCCGAGCCGATCGTTGCATTGGATCGTGCGCCAGAACCATGA
- a CDS encoding GATA zinc finger — translation MSVGVPPCPFPVAVSEMEQPAMHRPMLTHLAQQQVERTRCYWAICRCSHDPEPAFSFVYVDPRAHRKVGSALYGAPMLQFVHPDEQPRVMDHMRTIMQDSTLFGRVIQCRYATLTSMPAYLHGVHVPDYDTVDVIVSRLHEQLVVCFFHATEDASHACGLAPGSFEALECERLWQSLWASCPPPWGPATHVFQILSSDEPRSLLMSWPPPHTYYARDFVQLVKDAALPEHATCMHRLRASHRLTSKQATFSVTSVLVPCASIVLACFQIAQQQASPHAAASSPWSDLEASRQVDVSVSKCTSCGRTDSPEWRRGPSGLKTLCNACGLRYARSLASRQRRHEHGSITPSDLQHVPPSRGAGGGSVPGMHRRSRPRSPFEPAQDDAARLWPPPSTPSAEETHIPSA, via the coding sequence ATGTCTGTCGGTGTGCCACCGTGCCCCTTCCCTGTCGCGGTCAGCGAGATGGAGCAGCCCGCCATGCACAGACCGATGCTCACGCAcctggcccagcagcaggtCGAGAGGACGCGGTGCTACTGGGCCATCTGCCGGTGCAGTCATGATCCAGAGCCCGCGTTCTCCTTCGTATACGTCGATCCGCGAGCCCACAGAAAGGTTGGTTCGGCCTTGTACGGTGCACCCATGCTGCAGTTCGTGCACCCCGACGAACAGCCGCGCGTCATGGACCATATGCGCACGATCATGCAGGACTCGACGCTCTTTGGTCGCGTGATCCAGTGCAGGTATGCTACGCTTACGTCGATGCCCGCCTACCTTCATggtgtgcatgtgccggACTATGACACCGTCGACGTGATCGTATCGCGACTCCATGAGCAGCTCGTTGTGTGTTTCTTCCACGCCACGGAGGACGCGTCCCATGCCTGTGGACTGGCGCCCGGCAGCTTTGAAGCCTTGGAGTGTGAGCGACTGTGGCAAAGCTTGTGGGCCTCATGCCCACCGCCCTGGGGCCCCGCAACTCATGTGTTCCAGATCTTGTCGTCAGACGAGCCGCGCTCCCTGCTGATGAGCTGGCCACCGCCCCACACGTACTATGCGCGTGATTttgtgcagctcgtcaaggATGCGGCCTTGCCCGAGCATGCTACCTGTATGCATCGGCTGCGTGCATCGCATAGGCTGACTTCGAAGCAAGCTACGTTCTCGGTCACGAGTGTGCTGGTGCCGTGTGCGTCCATCGTGCTGGCATGCTTCCAGATtgcccagcagcaggcatcgccgcacgccgcagcgtcgtcgcctTGGTCTGACTTGGAAGCAAGTAGGCAGGTTGATGTGTCTGTTAGCAagtgcacgagctgcggcAGGACAGACAGCCCGGAATGGCGCCGTGGACCATCAGGACTCAAGACGCTGTGTAATGCATGTGGGCTCCGATACGCTCGCTCGCTGGCGAGTCGACAGCGCCGACATGAGCACGGCTCGATCACTCCATCAGacctgcagcatgtgccCCCCagtcgcggcgcaggcggcggcagtGTGCCGggcatgcaccgccgcaGCCGACCGCGATCGCCGTTCGAACCTGCGCAAGACGACGCGGCTCGGCTCTGGCCACCAccgtcgacgccatctGCTGAAGAGACCCACATCCCAAGCGCCTGA
- a CDS encoding transcription initiation factor TFIIA small subunit — MSAGRNQYYEFYRQSSIGIQLTDALDELIQSGHINPILAMKVLEQFDKSISETLAHNVKSKGNVKGHLHNYRLCDEVWTFIIKDAMFKLDNGEMLSVDKAKIVACKLGEGSNR, encoded by the exons ATGTCGGCTGGGCGGAATCAGTACTATGAGTTCTACCGCCAGAGCAG CATCGGGATCCAGCTCACAGATGCGCTTGACGAGCTGATCCAATCTGGACACATCAACCCTATCTTGGCGATGaaggtgctggagcagtTTGACAAGTCGATTtccgagacgctcgccCACAACGTCAAGTCGAAAGGCAATGTCAAGGGTCACCTGCATAACTATAGACTGTGTGACGAGGTGTGGACGTTCATTATCAAAGATGCCATGTTCAAGCTCGACAACGGCGAGATGCTCTCTGTCGACAAAGCCAAGATCGTGGCATGCAAGCTCGGCGAAGGCAGCAACCGTTGA
- a CDS encoding centrin-3 has protein sequence MSHLSRVRARRTPSFGGSQVLTSGISYSNARAAAPAIELSEDQRQEIREAFDLFDTDKDGAIDYHELKVAMRALGFDLKKAEVLDILRENDPSGTGLLDWPAFNRLMTERIAARDPREEILRAFALFDEDHTGKISLRNLKRVAKELGESLDDEELQAMIDEFDLDQDGEIDEQEFLQIMMDEP, from the exons ATGAGCCACTTGTCGCGTgtgcgagcgcggcgcacgccctCGTTCGGAGGCTCACAGGTGCTTACGAGTGGCATCAGCTACTCGAAtgcgcgtgcagcggcgcctgctATTGAGCTGTCGGAAGACCAGCGGCAGGAGATCCGCGAGGCATTTGATCTGTTTGACACAGACAAGGACGGGGCCATTGACTACCATGAGCTGAAGGTGgcgatgcgtgcgctgggctTTGACTTGAAGAaggccgaggtgctggatATTTTGCGCGAGAACGATCCAAGTGGCACGGGCCTGCTGGACTGGCCAGCCTTTAACCGACTGA TGACggagcgcatcgccgcaCGCGATCCCCGCGAAGAGATTCTGCGCGCATTTGCGCTATTTGACGAAGACCATACGGGCAAAATCTCTTTGCGCAATTTGAAGCGCGTGGCCAAGGAGCTGGGCGAGAGcctggacgacgaggaacT ACAAGCTATGATCGACGAGTTTGATCTCGATCAGGACGGCGAAATCGACGAGCAAGAGTTTCTGCAGATCATGATGGACGAGCCATAG
- a CDS encoding mitochondrial export protein SOM1 — translation MIDSPPKPACELYELMQYHCRLQQHRILCHPVERVFRKCGERRPVVEVTHVVEYTREGIPYLPPGVADALPQG, via the exons ATGATCGACTCGCCCCCCAAACCAGCGTGTGAGCTGTATGAGCTGATGCAGTATCACTGCCGGCTTCAGCAACATCGTATACTGTGTCACCCGGTCGAGCGTGTATTCCGCAAGTGTGGCGAACGTCGTCCGGTCGTCGAAGTGACGCATGTCGTCGAGTATACGCGAGAAGGCATCCCCTATCTACCGCCGGGCGTAGC CGATGCGCTACCGCAAGGATGA
- a CDS encoding adenosylhomocysteinase, which translates to MSNYKVADISLAAFGRKEIQIAEGEMPGLMALRQNYGPQQPLKGARIAGCLHMTIQTAVLIETLVALGAQVSWSSCNIFSTQDHAAAAIAAAGIPVFAWKGETDEEYNWCIEQTLKAFPDGQPLNMILDDGGDLTWTIHNKYPELLDNIRGLSEETTTGVHHLYMAVKKGELKVPAINVNDSVTKSKFDNYYGCRESLVDGIKRATDVMLGGKVAVVAGFGDVGKGCAESLRSYGCRVIVTEIDPINALQASMAGYQVDTMDDVAAQANIFVTTTGNRDIITTKHFEMMPEDAIVCNIGHFDIEIDVAGLKQIAKEVVNIKPQVDRYTLPNGRHVILLAEGRLVNLGCATGHPSFIMSASFCNQTLAQITLWNDKENKFQRGQVYMLPKTLDEEVARAHLTKLNVKLTKLTKVQSEYLDIPVDGPYKADHYRY; encoded by the coding sequence ATGTCGAACTACAAGGTCGCTGACATTTCGCTTGCTGCTTTTGGCCGTAAGGAGATCCAAATTGCTGAGGGTGAGATGCCCGGTCTCATGGCCCTGCGCCAGAACTACGGCCCCCAGCAGCCCCTGAAGGGTGCTCGCATTGCCGGCTGTCTGCACATGACGATCCAGACGGCTGTGCTCATTGAGACACTCGTGGCCCTCGGTGCGCAGGTGTCGTGGTCGTCGTGCAACATCTTCTCGACGCAAGAccacgctgctgctgccatTGCCGCTGCCGGTATCCCCGTGTTTGCCTGGAAGGGCGAGACGGATGAGGAGTACAACTGGTGCATTGAGCAGACGCTCAAGGCTTTCCCCGACGGTCAGCCCCTCAACATGATCCTTGACGACGGTGGTGACCTCACGTGGACGATCCACAACAAGTACCCtgagctgctcgacaaCATCCGTGGTCTGTCGGAGGAGACGACGACCGGTGTGCACCACCTGTACATGGCTGTCAAGAAGGGCGAGCTGAAGGTGCCTGCGATCAACGTGAACGATTCGGTCACCAAGTCCAAGTTCGACAACTACTACGGATGCCGTGAGTCGCTTGTCGATGGTATTAAGCGTGCCACGGACGTCATGCTGGGCGGCAAGGTCGCTGTGGTGGCCGGTTTCGGTGACGTCGGTAAGGGTTGTGCcgagtcgctgcgctcATACGGCTGCCGTGTCATTGTCACGGAGATCGACCCGATCAACGCCCTGCAGGCTTCTATGGCCGGCTACCAGGTCGacacgatggacgacgtggccgcGCAGGCCAACATCTTTGTGACGACCACGGGTAACCGTGACATCATCACTACGAAGCACTTTGAGATGATGCCTGAGGACGCCATCGTTTGCAACATCGGTCACTTTGACATTGAGATTGACGTGGCTGGCCTCAAGCAGATCGCCAAGGAGGTGGTGAACATCAAGCCCCAGGTCGACCGCTACACGCTCCCCAACGGCCGCCACGTAATCCTGCTGGCCGAGGGTCGTCTCGTGAACCTGGGCTGTGCTACGGGCCACCCTTCGTTCAtcatgagcgcctcgttctGCAACCAGACGCTCGCCCAGATCACGCTGTGGAACGACAAGGAAAACAAGTTCCAGCGTGGCCAGGTGTACATGCTGCCcaagacgctcgacgaggaggTCGCCCGCGCTCACCTCACGAAGCTGAATGTGAAGCTCACCAAGCTCACCAAGGTGCAGTCGGAGTACCTCGACATCCCCGTCGACGGTCCCTACAAGGCCGACCACTACCGCTACTAA